The sequence TCAGGCCGTCCAACCGGGGCCTGGCCTGGTTTTCCCAGTGCCAATTGAGCTGGTCCACGAGTTCATCCGCCACGTTCAACGCCATCTTTGCCGTCCTTTCCTGGACTTGCCGGCGCGCTTGCCGGCGCCGGTTCCATCATCGCCGCCGGTCGCGCGCCCTGTCAGCCCTTGCCGCCCCGTTCCTGGCTGCGGCAGGCTATCCCGCTGTCTGATCCCTCAGCGTGTTCCGGGGCGGCGGGATTCCGCCGCTGCACCCACGATAGGGATCATTGCGGACAGCTTCAGGCCGCATTGGGCATTACATTTGGCTGCATGCTTGAGACCTCGGCCCGCCTGCTGCAACTGCTGTCGCTGCTGCAGGTACGCCGCGAATGGACGGGCCCGGCGCTGGCGGAGCGGATGGGCGTCACCGAGCGTACGGTCCGGCGGGACGTCGGCAAGCTGCGCAGCCTCGGCTACCCCATCAACGCCTCTCCGGGCGTCGCCGGAGGCTACCAGTTGGGAGCCGGCGCACAGCTGCCGCCGCTGCTGCTCGACGATGACGAAGCCGTCGCCGTCGCCCTGGGCCTGAGTGCCGTGGCAGCGAGTCCGGTGGCCGGCGTTGCCGAGGCCTCCGTCCGGGCGCTCACCAAGCTGGAACAGGTGCTGCCGGGAAGGCTGCGGCCGAAGTTCGGCATGCTCAGGAACGCCGTGACAACGCTGCCCGGTCCCCGCGCCGCCGTGGATCCCGAGATCCTGACCAGCCTTTCCGCGGCGATCACCGATCGTCGGGTGGTGGGATTCCGCTACGCCAAAGCGGACGGCGAAAGCTCGCGCAGGCTGGCCGAGCCCTACGGACTCGTGGATGCCGGGCACCGCTGGTACCTGGTGGCGTGGGATCTTGGCCGGGAGGACTGGCGGACCTTCCGCGCCGACCGCTTCGGGAGCGTGCCGGTGCCTCGCGGCCGCTTCACGCCCCGCCCGCTGCCGGGCCCGGACCTGGCCGGCTACGTCCACGAGTCCATCGTCCGCTCGCCCTACCGGTACGACGTGGTGGTCCGCATCGACGCGCCGGTGCAGCAGGTGGCGGAGAAGGTGCCGCCGCAGGTGGCGGAACTGGAGGACGACGGCGGGCGCACCGTCCTGCGGGCGGGTTTCGATTCGCTGGAGTACCCGTTGATCCAGCTGGCCGGTTTGGGCTTCGCCTTCGAGATCATCGAACCGGCGGAATTCCGGGACCGCGCCCGTGAATTGGGTTCGAGACTGCGTGAGGCCGGGCGCACGGAGCGCCCGGCCTCACCGTAGGACAGCGGCTGCCGCCGCTACTGCTACTGCTACTGCTACTGCTACTGCAGCATGGTGCGGTCGTCCAGCGCCGCACCCTTGATCTTCTCGAACTCGTGCAGCAGGTCCGGGACCGTGGTCTTCTCCTTCTGCTGCCGGTCCAGGTCCAGGATAATGCGGCCCTCGTGCATCATGATCAGGCGGGTGCCCAGCCGCAGCGCCTGCTCCATGTTGTGCGTGACCATCAGCGTGGTCAGCCCGTGCCGCTCGACCACCTCGGCGGTCAGGCGGCTGACCAGCTCGGCGCGCTGCGGGTCCAGCGCGGCCGTGTGCTCGTCCAGCAGCAGGATCTTGGGGCTGGAGAACGTGGCCATCAGCAGGGACAGGGCCTGGCGCTGGCCGCCGGATAGCAGGCCGACCTTGGCCTTGAGCCTGTTCTCCAGTCCCAACTCGAGGGATTTCAGCTCCTCCTTGAAGAACTCGCG is a genomic window of Arthrobacter sp. Marseille-P9274 containing:
- a CDS encoding YafY family protein translates to MLETSARLLQLLSLLQVRREWTGPALAERMGVTERTVRRDVGKLRSLGYPINASPGVAGGYQLGAGAQLPPLLLDDDEAVAVALGLSAVAASPVAGVAEASVRALTKLEQVLPGRLRPKFGMLRNAVTTLPGPRAAVDPEILTSLSAAITDRRVVGFRYAKADGESSRRLAEPYGLVDAGHRWYLVAWDLGREDWRTFRADRFGSVPVPRGRFTPRPLPGPDLAGYVHESIVRSPYRYDVVVRIDAPVQQVAEKVPPQVAELEDDGGRTVLRAGFDSLEYPLIQLAGLGFAFEIIEPAEFRDRARELGSRLREAGRTERPASP
- a CDS encoding ABC transporter ATP-binding protein — encoded protein: MLEITNVHKTFFAGTVNERAALRDINLSLPAGEFVTVIGSNGAGKSTILNITSGRLRPDTGTVTIDGTDVTRLADHSRARFIGRVFQDPMAGTSPDMTIEQNLAIAYERGKSRGLRPGVTRKKREFFKEELKSLELGLENRLKAKVGLLSGGQRQALSLLMATFSSPKILLLDEHTAALDPQRAELVSRLTAEVVERHGLTTLMVTHNMEQALRLGTRLIMMHEGRIILDLDRQQKEKTTVPDLLHEFEKIKGAALDDRTMLQ